The following are encoded together in the Coffea arabica cultivar ET-39 chromosome 1c, Coffea Arabica ET-39 HiFi, whole genome shotgun sequence genome:
- the LOC113726020 gene encoding CEN-like protein 2, giving the protein MAKVADPLVIGRIVGDVVDNISPTVKMSVTYNSNKQVYNGHELYPSSVVNKPKVEVLGGDMRSFFTLVMTDPDAPGPSDPYLREHLHWIVTDIPGTTDSSFGREMVSYEVPRPNIGIHRFVFLLFKQKGRQTVNPPLSRDGFSTRKFAQENQLGLPVAAVFFNCQRETAARRR; this is encoded by the exons atGGCAAAAGTAGCAGACCCTCTTGTAATTGGTAGGATTGTTGGGGATGTTGTTGACAACATCTCCCCGACTGTAAAGATGTCAGTAACCTACAACTCCAACAAGCAAGTCTATAATGGGCATGAGCTTTATCCTTCCTCAGTTGTCAATAAACCAAAAGTTGAAGTTCTTGGAGGTGATATGAGATCTTTCTTCACACTG GTTATGACTGATCCTGATGCTCCTGGTCCCAGTGATCCATACCTTAGAGAGCACTTGCACTG GATTGTCACAGACATCCCAGGGACGACAGATTCCTCATTTG GGAGAGAAATGGTGAGTTATGAAGTGCCAAGGCCAAATATAGGGATCCACAGGTTCGTATTCCTTTTATTCAAGCAGAAAGGAAGACAGACAGTGAATCCACCACTCTCAAGAGATGGATTCAGCACGAGAAAATTTGCACAAGAAAATCAACTTGGCCTTCCTGTTGCTGCTGTTTTCTTCAATTGCCAGAGGGAAACAGCTGCAAGAAGGCGTTGA